One part of the Natator depressus isolate rNatDep1 chromosome 28, rNatDep2.hap1, whole genome shotgun sequence genome encodes these proteins:
- the LOC141978787 gene encoding dynein axonemal heavy chain 2-like, which translates to MFQERNYHVEGGVTATRQPPRVPSCWGQPKARSGDVVERRIIAMLSPEERALFKERIQYLDRKIQPGLKKLHWSLKGASAAFISECRLHASKVQTIVNEYKAATLAIARSAQQISEALLVRITSKRVYNDLEFEEDQKEHRAWVQQKLMDIHEEVTSIMRQTYEVFKHDSAEVQQYWMAYTIKMNRMMEEAFRLSVKWSLLELSKAINGDGKTTPNPLFRVKVILQDNYPAPSAQSVMKISRKSRH; encoded by the exons ATGTTTCAGGAACGTAACTACCACGTTGagggaggagttact gcaaCTAGGCAGCCGCCTAGGGTACCAAGTTGTTGGGGGCAGCCAAAAGCGCGCTCCGGGgacgtggtggagcggag GATCATTGCTATGCTGTCCCCAGAGGAGAGGGCCTTGTTCAAGGAGCGGATCCAATACCTGGACAGGAAGATCCAGCCTGGTTTGAAGAAGCTGCACTGGTCACTGAAAGGGGCCAGTGCTGCCTTCATCAGTGAGTGCCGACTGCACGCCAGCAAG GTGCAGACCATTGTGAACGAATACAAGGCAGCCACCCTGGCCATCGCTCGCAGTGCCCAGCAGATCAGCGAGGCACTGCTGGTGCGGATCACCAGCAAGCGGGTCTACAATGACTTGGAGTTTGAGGAGGACCAGAAGGAGCACCGTGCCTGGGTGCAGCAGAAGCTGATGGATATCCACGAGGAGGTCACCAGCATCATGCGGCAAACCTATGAAGTCTTCAAACACGATAGCGCCGAG GTGCAGCAGTACTGGATGGCCTACACCATCAAGATGAACAGAATGATGGAAGAGGCCTTCAGGCTCAGTGTCAAATGGTCCCTACTGGAACTTTCCAAGGCCATCAATGGAGATGGCAAGACTACGCCTAACCCCCTGTTCAGGGTCAAGGTGATCCTGCAGGACAACTACCCGGCGCCATCTGCACAG AGTGTGATGAAGATATCAAGAAAATCCAGGCACTGA